Proteins from a single region of Corvus hawaiiensis isolate bCorHaw1 chromosome 6, bCorHaw1.pri.cur, whole genome shotgun sequence:
- the BAG5 gene encoding BAG family molecular chaperone regulator 5 isoform X1 yields the protein MEGPGAASDDGERVHLELDERRGMDMGNQHPSIKRLHEIQKEVKEIEQQVAVFSGLSTDRDYKKLERSLTKQLFEIDSVDTEGKGDIQQARKRAAQETERLLKELEQNANHPRRLEIEALFKEAQSLVQREITPFYKGGNCKSDEFEEGIQDIVLRLTQVKTGGKVSLRKARYRTLTKVCAVQEIIESGVKQQLSLPLSNDAHPSVSKINSVMCDVNKARGTLIALLMGVSSNDTCRHLSCVLTGLIADLDALDVCGHTEIRNYRKEVIEEINKLQKYLDLDEEANSTHAYDLAQNQSILKIEEIRKKMKEVNSLLLKTENASDLYLGSKAELQGLIAQLDEVSPGKNPCIREARRRAVIEVQTLITYIDLKEALEKREMYPEQTAAEHQSHKAVWTVLGNLSQIQQEVISFDGNRTDKNYMRLEELLTKQLLALDAVDPQGDERCKAARKQAVKLAQNILYYLDMKTDEWEY from the exons ATGGAGGGGCCTGGGGCGGCGAGTGATGACGGGGAGCGAG TTCATCTGGAGCTGGACGAGAGAAGAGGAATGGATATGGGTAACCAACACCCATCCATAAAACGGTtacatgaaatacagaaagaagTCAAAGAGATCGAACAGCAAGTGGCTGTCTTCAGTGGTCTGTCTACCGACCGAGATTACAAGAAATTGGAAAGGAGCCTTACTAAACAGCTTTTTGAAATAGATTCTGTAGACACCGAAGGGAAGGGGGATATTCAGCAAGCCAGAAAGCGAGCTGCCCAGGAAACCGAGAGGCTGCTGAAGGAACTGGAACAAAATGCAAACCATCCCCGCAGACTGGAAATAGAGGCTTTATTCAAGGAGGCACAGTCACTTGTGCAACGCGAGATCACACCTTTTTACAAAGGAGGAAACTGTAAAAGTGATGAATTTGAAGAAGGAATTCAGGACATTGTATTGAGGCTTACCCAGGTGAAAACTGGAGGGAAAGTTTCTCTACGCAAAGCAAGATACCGCACTCTGACAAAGGTATGTGCTGTTCAGGAGATTATAGAGAGTGGTGTAAAGCAACAGCTGTCCCTGCCACTCTCTAATGATGCACATCCTTCTGTCTCCAAAATTAACTCTGTAATGTGTGATGTGAACAAAGCCAGAGGAACCCTTATTGCGCTTCTAATGGGAGTGAGTAGTAATGATACCTGCAGGCATCTGTCCTGTGTGCTCACAGGCCTCATTGCTGATTTGGATGCTTTAGATGTCTGCGGTCACACGGAAATAAGAAATTACAGAAAGGAAGTAATAGAAGAGATCAATAAATTGCAGAAATACCTGGACTTGGATGAAGAAGCAAATTCTACTCACGCTTACGATTTGGCACAAAATCAGTCCATTCTAAAAATAGAAGAGATCCGCAAGAAGATGAAGGAAGTTAattctttacttttaaaaacagagaatgCTTCTGATTTGTATCTGGGATCCAAAGCAGAATTGCAGGGATTAATTGCCCAGCTAGATGAAGTGAGTCCAGGAAAAAATCCATGTATTAGAGAGGCCAGGAGAAGAGCAGTAATTGAAGTTCAGACTCTTATAACATATATTGATTTGAAGGAAGCgctggaaaaaagggaaatgtatCCAGAGCAAACTGCTGCTGAACATCAGTCTCATAAAGCAGTTTGGACTGTTCTTGGAAACTTGTCTCAAATTCAGCAAGAGGTGATTTCATTTGATGGAAACAGAACGGATAAAAATTACATGAGACTGGAAGAACTTCTTACAAAACAACTTCTAGCCCTGGACGCTGTTGATCCGCAAGGTGACGAGCGGTGTAAGGCTGCCAGGAAGCAGGCAGTAAAGCTTGCACAGAATATTCTTTACTATCTGGACATGAAAACAGATGAATGGGAATACTGA
- the BAG5 gene encoding BAG family molecular chaperone regulator 5 isoform X2 — translation MDMGNQHPSIKRLHEIQKEVKEIEQQVAVFSGLSTDRDYKKLERSLTKQLFEIDSVDTEGKGDIQQARKRAAQETERLLKELEQNANHPRRLEIEALFKEAQSLVQREITPFYKGGNCKSDEFEEGIQDIVLRLTQVKTGGKVSLRKARYRTLTKVCAVQEIIESGVKQQLSLPLSNDAHPSVSKINSVMCDVNKARGTLIALLMGVSSNDTCRHLSCVLTGLIADLDALDVCGHTEIRNYRKEVIEEINKLQKYLDLDEEANSTHAYDLAQNQSILKIEEIRKKMKEVNSLLLKTENASDLYLGSKAELQGLIAQLDEVSPGKNPCIREARRRAVIEVQTLITYIDLKEALEKREMYPEQTAAEHQSHKAVWTVLGNLSQIQQEVISFDGNRTDKNYMRLEELLTKQLLALDAVDPQGDERCKAARKQAVKLAQNILYYLDMKTDEWEY, via the coding sequence ATGGATATGGGTAACCAACACCCATCCATAAAACGGTtacatgaaatacagaaagaagTCAAAGAGATCGAACAGCAAGTGGCTGTCTTCAGTGGTCTGTCTACCGACCGAGATTACAAGAAATTGGAAAGGAGCCTTACTAAACAGCTTTTTGAAATAGATTCTGTAGACACCGAAGGGAAGGGGGATATTCAGCAAGCCAGAAAGCGAGCTGCCCAGGAAACCGAGAGGCTGCTGAAGGAACTGGAACAAAATGCAAACCATCCCCGCAGACTGGAAATAGAGGCTTTATTCAAGGAGGCACAGTCACTTGTGCAACGCGAGATCACACCTTTTTACAAAGGAGGAAACTGTAAAAGTGATGAATTTGAAGAAGGAATTCAGGACATTGTATTGAGGCTTACCCAGGTGAAAACTGGAGGGAAAGTTTCTCTACGCAAAGCAAGATACCGCACTCTGACAAAGGTATGTGCTGTTCAGGAGATTATAGAGAGTGGTGTAAAGCAACAGCTGTCCCTGCCACTCTCTAATGATGCACATCCTTCTGTCTCCAAAATTAACTCTGTAATGTGTGATGTGAACAAAGCCAGAGGAACCCTTATTGCGCTTCTAATGGGAGTGAGTAGTAATGATACCTGCAGGCATCTGTCCTGTGTGCTCACAGGCCTCATTGCTGATTTGGATGCTTTAGATGTCTGCGGTCACACGGAAATAAGAAATTACAGAAAGGAAGTAATAGAAGAGATCAATAAATTGCAGAAATACCTGGACTTGGATGAAGAAGCAAATTCTACTCACGCTTACGATTTGGCACAAAATCAGTCCATTCTAAAAATAGAAGAGATCCGCAAGAAGATGAAGGAAGTTAattctttacttttaaaaacagagaatgCTTCTGATTTGTATCTGGGATCCAAAGCAGAATTGCAGGGATTAATTGCCCAGCTAGATGAAGTGAGTCCAGGAAAAAATCCATGTATTAGAGAGGCCAGGAGAAGAGCAGTAATTGAAGTTCAGACTCTTATAACATATATTGATTTGAAGGAAGCgctggaaaaaagggaaatgtatCCAGAGCAAACTGCTGCTGAACATCAGTCTCATAAAGCAGTTTGGACTGTTCTTGGAAACTTGTCTCAAATTCAGCAAGAGGTGATTTCATTTGATGGAAACAGAACGGATAAAAATTACATGAGACTGGAAGAACTTCTTACAAAACAACTTCTAGCCCTGGACGCTGTTGATCCGCAAGGTGACGAGCGGTGTAAGGCTGCCAGGAAGCAGGCAGTAAAGCTTGCACAGAATATTCTTTACTATCTGGACATGAAAACAGATGAATGGGAATACTGA